The genomic region GTCGCCATGGCGGGCATCGGAGATGTCCCGCATACGATCCTGACGCGGTCGGTTGTGGTGCGAATGAGGAAGCGAGCACCGACCGAGAAAGTCGAACCATATCGCCAACGTGATCATAAAAATCTCGGTCACGCGTTGCGGGACAAGTTGGCTGCATGGGCTCATTGCGTTCGTGAAGCAGCTGCCGAGTGCAGACCTAATTTGCCTATCGAGATAGTCGATCGCAAAGCGGATGTCTGGGAACCGCTGATAGTGGTCGCAGATCTCGCGGGAGGATCTTGGCCGGCAAAGGCACGGGAGGCGGCACTTCACTTTGTCGCTGCCAGCAAGACGGCAACCCCGTCTAGCCTCGGCATACGGCTGCTGAGAGACATCCAGGCATGTTTTGGTCAAGACCAGAAAGTTCGAACCAAGGACCTGTTGGAACGGCTTCTTGCCGATCAGGAGGCTCCCTGGGGCGATCTCCGTGGCAAGAAGCTCAATGATCGTAAGCTTGCCGAATTGCTCAGACCTTACGGAATTGGCTCGGAGGGGCTCCGGATGGCGGATGGGTCAACACCCAAGGGCTACAAGCGGCAAGCGTTCCACGATGCGTGGCACCGTTATCTCACTCCGCCCCAGGCCGGCGCAACTGGCGCAACAAGCGCAACGGCCAACGGTAAATCGCAGATTCCCAATGACCCGAGCGTTGCGGACGAAACGCCATGTTGCGGCGATGTTGCGGAAGCTGCCAGCGAGAATCTCGAGAATTAAGCCAATGTTGCGGATGTGGCGCATGTTGCGCTCGTCCGCAGCAGGTATTGAAAAGTTGAATTTTCAACTTCTCAGACGTCAACTTCTGACCCGGTGAGTAGCAAAATGAACGCTTTTACGAACGATCCCATAGAGCCGCCCAATCTGGCCAATGCGCGACGCTGTGGCGCCAGGACGAGGTCGGGCCGTCCATGTCAGTCTCCAGCAGTTAGAGGTAAGCAGCGTTGCCGGCTTCATGGGGGCACCAATCCTGGTCCGCCGAAGGGCAATCGGAATGCCTGGAAGCACGGTAATCGATCCGCAGAGGCGGAAGCGCAGTTGAAGATTGTTAGGGCGGCTGACCGCGACCTTCGGATACTGTCGAAGGTCAGTCAGGGCCTCGATCTGCGTCCCAAAGAAAAGGGCCGGCTGATCCAGATGCAGCTTGAAGAACGAACTTTCAGGTTGAGAGCCAAAGCCATGTTGATGAAGTGAAGGAGGCAGGTCCGGATCAACAGAGTTGGTCCACGCCCTTGGCCTCTCAGGCCGCCGTTCTTTCAGTGGTCAGATGTCGAAAAATCCTGATGCAGGCTCTGACATCTGCTTCCGCATCGTGAGCGTCGCTGTGCTCTTCGCCAAAGAAGTGCCTCATACACTCAGAGAGGCTTGGTGATTTCGGGTGAAATCTACCGGCAGCCATCATTCGAAAGGTCGGTGGTAAGTTCACCAACGCGGTAGATTGAGCCATGGTACAAAAGGTGTTGGGCGGTGCGGACCATCCGGTTTCTCCGAGCCTAGCTGCAACAATAGCCATGATCCGCAGGTCGAAGTCGACGTTGTGGCCCACAATGCACGTCGATCGCTTCGAAGCGGAATTGAACCAGCGGAATACCGCGGAGACTTCAACTCCGCGGTGGAAGGCTTCCTCCAAAGATATGCCGTGTGCTGCGAAGGCATGAGTTGATAGCAGAGCATCACGTCCTGGCCGGACCATCGTGAAGAGTCGGTCGAGTTCTGTCCCATTTTCGTCGAACAGAATCCCAGCAAACTGGAGCAGGTGTGGCTGAGCTCGATGGTCAGGTTCGAGATGCGGACGTGGGAGGTCGGTCGTCTCTGTGTCATATGCGAGATACATGAGGTTCCTTTCCTGGGTTTGAGACCAAGAAAAGGACTGCGGGGCAAACTCCGTGGTTGATCGCTGCTCAACTAGGTGAAACTCGAAGTGTTCTCTGGGTGACTAAGAGGGCAACCTAAACTCAGCCGCGGAGCGGCAGTGTACTGTTCAACCTAGCTGACATTGAATTGAGGTTGGGGGGCACCTCCGTTGTTTGTGTTGCCCCCCGGGGGGGTGTTTTGTGTTCGGGGGGTGCTCCGCACCCACACAGTGGAAGCGGACCTAGCTAGAGCAGATTAGACAAAGGTCCATATTCAACTCTTTCCCCACTCCTCCTTTGGTTCCTTGGCCACTTGCAGCGAAGGCTTACCCGGCTCGGCGCGCAGCTCCGCGAGCACCGGCCGGGTCAAAGCCGAGAGTGGAGAGTGGGCAAGGAACCAAAGGGAAAGAAAAGCTAACTTTCTGCTTTCGCCAACTCTCGGTGAGACTCTGCGGACTCAATTCATCTTCTCCCTGGTTCAGGCGTGAGGTTTCTTATCTTTGGTCAACCCATCGACTGCCCCCAAGCTCAGCCATCCCTGCCCCACGCTTGCCTGCGGCAGCGTGGCTTGGGCGGCCAGCTGGGTCAGCCGATGGGGGAGGGATTGGGGGTGTGACCGTTATTGGTCCTTAGCAGAAGAGCGCTGCGCCATGCGGGCACATCGATGCCCAATCGCATGAGTTTCTAGTGACAAGACCGACGAAGGCAGTATGGTCGGACTGCGGGAAAGGGGGACTACGGTGGGGGCAGTAGCGCGGAAGGCGCCAGTTAGAAAAAACCAGACATCTTTCGCCTGGACCCCGAGGCCAGACGCGCCTAGTAACAAGGCTCTGTAAGTGGCCTCGCAAGACGTCGATGTGAATCAGTTTTACCATGTGCTGAATTCGGCACCGAAAGAGCACCAACGCAGAGTTGTAGTGAGCGACGATGCTGGCAAGTCGTCCACGCTGCACGTCCACCGTTTCGCGCAGGTCGGCAAGGGGGACCGGCTTCGGCTCGACCCGGCTTCCACGAGGAATGTCTTCGTTGTGTCTGCCGAAGATCAATCGGATCTAATTCGGCTCACACCGGCTTTTGAGCAAAGTGGCGAGATCTGCGTCGGGTCTCAGCGGATAGCATACCGGATAGCTGAGGTTGCCTCGGCGTCCGATCTTCAATCGCTTCAGTACCTTGAGCAGTTCCACTACAAGACGGCCATCCTTTCAGACGAGGGCACTGACGAGGCACCTACCGCAACAGCGTCTGTTGGAGGTCGAAAGGCGATCCTGCTCTTGCAGTTCAAGGTAGGAATCAGCTGGCACGCCGCCGCATATGTCGACATCCAAATGCCACTGCTGATGGTGAAGCCGCGGCATGAGCTATTCGCGAACGCGTTTCGGCATCCGGATAGGCCCGTTCGCTGGGAGCAATGGGACCAGCACGCCATGCGCGAAAACGTGAACCTCATTGCTCGCATAGCTCGCGTGGTCGTGAGCCCGGAGTATCGCGGTCTCGGGCTAGCTCGAACTATGCTGGAGGCGGCGAAGACATTCTGCAAGACTAGATGGCATATCGCTGGCCGTCGGCCCTTGTTCTTGGAGATTATGGCCGAAATGCTCCACTACATAGACTTCGTGTCTACGAGTGGTTTCGTCCGGGTCGGCAATACTGAGGGAAATGTTGCCAGAGTATCCAGAGACCTCCTTTCAATGAAGAAAGGATACGGCATCAGCTCTGGAATTATGAGCTTGCAAAAGAAATACCTAACTCAACTTCAAGATTTCTGTAAGACTACGAACAGGGATTTCGAAGAAGTAGTGGCACGACTGGAAGAGGTCCTCCAGACAGAGGACCCCTCTTCTCACCTTTCGCCCGAGGAATGGCTCGCCTTCAGAAAGGTCATACGCTTCCCCATTCCATATTATTTGTGCCCGCTAGACGATTATGCAGAGCAGTATCTCCGTGAGCACGCTCCCGCGTCACCCAAGTTGAGGCGCAACAGGTTCAAGATCAACTCCCAGGCGATTGCGGTAACAGGAATTCGCGTCACATCAGATCTCCAGATTTCTCAATCGAAACCCGTTCGCCTCATCATGGACTGCTTCGGTCTTTCCGCCGACCGCATCCAGCAGCGCATTATCGGGCCGTTGGACGTCAAAGCGTCTGCGGGAAACATCATATTTATTTCTGGTTCGAGCGGCAGCGGCAAGAGTCTACTCCTCCGGGCTCTTGATCACGAGGGGAGCTACCGATCAAATCATCTGAAATTCCAGCGAAGCGTGTCGCGGACATACTCTGCTGGATGGCTGAAATGCCTTCCTTCGGAAGTTTGCATTTTCGAGTATTTCGCGGAGAAGTATTCGGTCTCTAGGTCCCTTAGCGCCTTGAGCCAGGTCGGCCTCTCCGAGGCTACGGCCTTTATTCGCCCTTTCGACATGTTGAGCAAAGGGCAGCAGTATAGGGCTATGCTCGCCGATCTCCTGTTACGCGACGATGAGGTTTGGCTTCTAGACGAATTTTGCGCCGATCTTGACCCACTCACCGCTCGCGTAGTCGCACACAATTTCCGGCGTCACGTGATGGCAGCTGGAAGAATTGCGATAGTCGCAGCAGCAAACCACGGGCATTATCTTGACGCGCTTCGTCCCTCGAAGATCATTGCGCTGCGAGCCGGTGATGCTCCTCGCTTAGTAACATACAGGGAGTACCAGGATGAGTTTCTCGCTCAAGCTGGCTGACGCGTTCGGCAAGGTGGTTGAGCGGAGCCCGTTCACTGCACTCGACCCTATAGTTAAGATCAACCACGTTCCGAAGGGCAACAATGTCATCTTTGGGCGCGCTAAGTATGAAGACCGCCCTTCGGATGTCGTCTATATTGGTAAGGTTCTCGAGAACGCGGCTGGCAAGAGCTACTTAGGCGCAGACGCGTGGATGGACGTCACCTTTCCACACGTGATTTACATTACCGGCACTCGAGGAAGTGGCAAGTCCTTCGACCTTGGAGTTCTGATCGAGGGGATCTCGGAGCTTCAGGAAAAAAGCCCCGTCCAGAACGACGTCACTCCGATCACCTCGATACTCATCGATACGCAAAGCCAGTTCTGGACATTGAGGTATGAGCCGCGAGGAGCGGTGAAAGAAAACGCCCAGCAGTTAGAAGAGCTCAAGCGCTGGAACATCAAGCCCAACGCCCTTAAGAATTGCCGAATCTATATCCCGCCGAACACCGAGCCTTTTCTCGGCGACGAGATCAAGTTCCGCTTACAGCCGAGGTATGTGACAGCGGAGGATTGGTGCAGTCTCCTAGGCCAGGAGGTCTATGGGCCACAGGGACACATTGTCTCCGAGACATGTGAATCGCTCTCGCCGGCGAACTACTCCTTGAATGACATGATCGCGTATATTTCGGATGCGTCGAACTGGCCGGGCATCGCAGAGTCATCACGAAACGCCCTGGTTTACAAACTAACAGACTACCTAAGGACGGGGCTGTTTGATCCCGCTGGATTGGACGTAAGGTCACTACTTACGCCGGGGGTCGCCAACATCTTCATGCTCAGGGACCTGCGAAATGAGGACAAGTCGCTCGTCACGGCCATCATCGCTCGCCAACTGTTTCTCATCATGGGCCAGCATCATAAGGAGCTCAAAGTCGCTCACTTTTTTGACAAGCCTTTTAAGGGTGAGAACCTCCCAACGAGAGTTTGGCTGTTGATCGACGAAGCGCACGTTGTAGCTCCTGCAAATCTCCCATCACCGGCCAGAGAAGCGCTCGTAGAGTATGTAAAACGGGGGCGTGACGCAGGGCTTTCGCTGGTGCTCGCAACACAGCAGCCATCGGCCGTTGACGACAGAATACTGAGCCAAGTGAATATCAGCTTCAATCATCGGCTGACCTTTCAAAGCGATATTAGTGCCGCAATCAATCGAGTGCCAACAAAGACGCTCGCCGGCATGAAGATGTCGGGAACCACACTAACCGATTTCGGAGATATGATTCGCCTGCTGGAGGCCGGGCAGTGCTTCCTTGGCGATCACGCAAGCAGTCGTACTGTTCTAGTTCAAATTCGACCGAGGGTGACGTCGCATGGTGGCTACAACCCAGTCTGACCCATACAGCGCCCTAAGCCACAAGATCGGTTGGTCAGTCGGTTTGGAGTACACGTTTGATCGCGTGCGGCGCCTTGTCGAAATCTACGCCGAACAGGGGGATCTGACCTATGGTATGTGGTCAGAACTCGTTACGAAAGAGTGGGGGCTGAAGAACTTCCATATAACTGATTTCTTTGGGTCCATTGACCTTATTTCCGCTAGCGGCCGCACGTTGTACGTCCAGCCTACACTTGATGTGCTCTCAATACTCTGGAGGGCGCTTCCTGCAGAGAAGCGAGACGACGCGCTTCGTTTGGTTCTCGCTGTTCGCTTTGTTCTCGACGACGGTGACATCTTCTTGAACTGCCTCGCATCGGAGTTTGATCCGGATGCTACGCGCTCGTCGCTTATCGCGATGGGAACATACAAGATCGCCGCGCTGAAAAGGGTGTTTCCCAGTTCGGCGGTCCAAGCGAAAATCTTCAAGCTCGTCAAAGTTGATACGCAGCCTACGAATAAGGGCAGCAAGGGGAAGGCCGGCGAAACGTTGGCATCGCGCAGACTTGAAGAGCTTTCGCACCGCACTGGCTCGCTGTCAGCTGTACCATCCGAAGAAATCACAGTTTCCGATGATTACCTCCGGAAGGTTCTCGGCCGAAGACGAGATTGGGCCACCTCGCTTGGTCTAGCGACAGACAAGGGCAAGCTTACCGGCAAAGGGAGACGTTTTCTTGACGTTCTCACGGATGCTGGTTTTTGTACATCAGGCGAGGCATTCGCTGTTTGGCCGCTCCATCACCAGTTTCGACGTCTCGCGATAAAGCCTGAACGCATCGACGCGCCAGATTTAAATATGTGGTCGTTCCTTGCGGTCGTTTACAGCGCGATGGGTGGCGCAGCTGACCCTCGGATAGACGAAGCAAGCCTGGAGCGAATCATCGAGTTCTTGGCTCGATGCTATCAAACCTACCGACTGACTAACAAAGGTATGGCGGTACTGAAGAACGAGTTGCCAACCTATGTCGCGTACCTGACGTATTTGGCTCATTGCTATTCGAATAACGAAGGAGCACTTGACGTCCCTGCTCTTATAGAGACGGATAGAAATAGCCCTGAGCAACGGGTGCTACTTAGACTGTCGCAGTATAGCGACGGGTCGTTCACGATCAGGAAGAAAAATGCCTCTGTATTTCTGTCCTGAGTTCGTTGCGGACTTGCAAAATCACGGCGATGCGAACTTTGCGAAGCGGGTACTGCAGAAAGTCGTGGATGGGTCTGAACTTCGCCCCGATAGCAAGGACCATCGCTATGAGGGATTCCCAGGAGCGTGGATTCGATATGTAAGTCGGGGCAACTCGGCGTATCGAGTAATCTATATACGGCGAGGCTCCGACGTTTTCCTCTATCGTGCAGGGGAACATTCCGTTGAGGACCGCCTTACGCAGCCAGGCGAGCTCGTCGGTTTGCCAGTTCAAGGTTACACAGCGCCCACGGCAGCAACCACGTCGGAGCCAGATTACTGGCCAAATCAGCTTTGGGCTGCCGCGCCACGGCCGCAGCCGAGTGGATCACCGTTCCTGAAGAACTTCTCCGTTCGCTATTTGAAGACGGCTCTTCTCTCGCGCAGACTCGTCCCGCACAAGCGCGTAACGTTAATCAGCCCTTATCTCTCAGTTGAGCTATTCGAAATGTCGAATATCTTCGGCAAGATGCTGTTCGATCTCATCGGGGATGGAGCAGAAGTCGCTCTGATAACAAAGCCCCCCAACCCCAAAGAGATCGGTGTTTTTGAACGACTCGAGCAGCGTAACGTGCAGCTTCATTTCCATGAAACGCTGCACGCGAAGATATTTTTATTCGAGATCGACCAGCGGCGGACAAGAGCACACGATGAACCTATTGCCATTGTCGGTTCGGCGAACCTCACACAGTCCGGATTGGCCTTTGCGGTCCGATCGAACGAGGAATTTTGCTACGAACTCCGCGGATCCGAGATAAGGGAGGTGAAGGAATTTGCCGCCTACCTCAAGCTGTCGTGCGTCGATCTCCAGTACATCAGATTAGCTAATGCCCGAAGGAGAGTTACATGAGTGGGATCATTGACCCGCAGCAGTTCTACAGTGCGTCGAATCTGACGGGCAATCCGTTCCGGTCGAACCCCACCCAGGAGAGCGATCCACGAATGGATGTTTGGGTGGGGTACGAACGTCAGCAGAACCAGTTGGTGAAGTTCATCACTCGCAGTCGAGCTGACCAAGTCGGCAACGTCAATTTCATCATGCTCTACGGCGGTTATGGAACGGGTAAGTCGCACGCGTTGCTTTGGGCACAGCACCAGATTCTCGTGACCAAGGCTGAGGAGTTCAATTCGGTCGCGTACTTCGTCCCGTCCTTGCGCAAGGACAAAGGCAAACTCACATTCGCTGGTGCGTTCGTCGAAGACCTCGTTGCCAAGTCAAGCTTGGTGGCTGATGTCCAGGCGTATCGCACGTTTCTCGGAATGTGCATTTTCCGATACCGGGATCAGATGAAGATTCCAGAGAGCGTCAAAGCAGAAGAAGTCATCGAGAGAATTCTGCCCTCTGTCGAGCTCTACAACTTCGCTAAAGACATCTACAAAGCAGAGACGGAAGCAGAGGTTCGCTCGCTTCTGGTTCCCAAGGGGTTCAATGATTACCAGGCCGTCGTCACGTTCACGCGGCTCGTCAACCTGTTCGTCTTTGACGTGAACCTTCCAGAGGGCGGTCGGCGGTTCAAGCAAGCGGTGTATCTTCTCATAGATGAGCTCGACGACCTACTGCGAACGCCGAACGTTAAAGAGGTGCGAGAGGTCAATGACGCACTCCGCCACATCTACGATTCTTGCCCGAACTCCTTTTGTCTCGTCATCGCGCTTTCAGCGGAGGCCGCGGAGCTCACGGCGGCGTTTGAAAAGTACATCCTAGATCGCATCCAGAAGCAGATCGTCTTCGAGCTCCTCGACAAGGATGACGCGGTTCGCTTCGTGGCCGAAGTCCTGCAGGCGAACCGTGTGGATCC from Sphingomonas anseongensis harbors:
- a CDS encoding DUF3631 domain-containing protein — protein: MRVVTIEEAGERSHASGPEDAKAVGPAIDLSDDLQVPPDTTLQVVPDGDDLLDRALAFVNRFVSLPSDHAGYAVVLWAAHTHLMDSWDTTPRLAFLSAEPESGKTRAMEITSMLAPLALEAANATTPSLIRALDDPAGRPTFFIDEIDTKYGPKAKGDEELRCMVNAGHRKGGGFLRCEKVDEHWVPVRKDCYAAVAMAGIGDVPHTILTRSVVVRMRKRAPTEKVEPYRQRDHKNLGHALRDKLAAWAHCVREAAAECRPNLPIEIVDRKADVWEPLIVVADLAGGSWPAKAREAALHFVAASKTATPSSLGIRLLRDIQACFGQDQKVRTKDLLERLLADQEAPWGDLRGKKLNDRKLAELLRPYGIGSEGLRMADGSTPKGYKRQAFHDAWHRYLTPPQAGATGATSATANGKSQIPNDPSVADETPCCGDVAEAASENLEN
- a CDS encoding ATP-binding protein — its product is MSFSLKLADAFGKVVERSPFTALDPIVKINHVPKGNNVIFGRAKYEDRPSDVVYIGKVLENAAGKSYLGADAWMDVTFPHVIYITGTRGSGKSFDLGVLIEGISELQEKSPVQNDVTPITSILIDTQSQFWTLRYEPRGAVKENAQQLEELKRWNIKPNALKNCRIYIPPNTEPFLGDEIKFRLQPRYVTAEDWCSLLGQEVYGPQGHIVSETCESLSPANYSLNDMIAYISDASNWPGIAESSRNALVYKLTDYLRTGLFDPAGLDVRSLLTPGVANIFMLRDLRNEDKSLVTAIIARQLFLIMGQHHKELKVAHFFDKPFKGENLPTRVWLLIDEAHVVAPANLPSPAREALVEYVKRGRDAGLSLVLATQQPSAVDDRILSQVNISFNHRLTFQSDISAAINRVPTKTLAGMKMSGTTLTDFGDMIRLLEAGQCFLGDHASSRTVLVQIRPRVTSHGGYNPV
- a CDS encoding GNAT family N-acetyltransferase translates to MSDDAGKSSTLHVHRFAQVGKGDRLRLDPASTRNVFVVSAEDQSDLIRLTPAFEQSGEICVGSQRIAYRIAEVASASDLQSLQYLEQFHYKTAILSDEGTDEAPTATASVGGRKAILLLQFKVGISWHAAAYVDIQMPLLMVKPRHELFANAFRHPDRPVRWEQWDQHAMRENVNLIARIARVVVSPEYRGLGLARTMLEAAKTFCKTRWHIAGRRPLFLEIMAEMLHYIDFVSTSGFVRVGNTEGNVARVSRDLLSMKKGYGISSGIMSLQKKYLTQLQDFCKTTNRDFEEVVARLEEVLQTEDPSSHLSPEEWLAFRKVIRFPIPYYLCPLDDYAEQYLREHAPASPKLRRNRFKINSQAIAVTGIRVTSDLQISQSKPVRLIMDCFGLSADRIQQRIIGPLDVKASAGNIIFISGSSGSGKSLLLRALDHEGSYRSNHLKFQRSVSRTYSAGWLKCLPSEVCIFEYFAEKYSVSRSLSALSQVGLSEATAFIRPFDMLSKGQQYRAMLADLLLRDDEVWLLDEFCADLDPLTARVVAHNFRRHVMAAGRIAIVAAANHGHYLDALRPSKIIALRAGDAPRLVTYREYQDEFLAQAG
- a CDS encoding HGGxSTG domain-containing protein: MNAFTNDPIEPPNLANARRCGARTRSGRPCQSPAVRGKQRCRLHGGTNPGPPKGNRNAWKHGNRSAEAEAQLKIVRAADRDLRILSKVSQGLDLRPKEKGRLIQMQLEERTFRLRAKAMLMK
- a CDS encoding phospholipase D-like domain-containing protein, yielding MPLYFCPEFVADLQNHGDANFAKRVLQKVVDGSELRPDSKDHRYEGFPGAWIRYVSRGNSAYRVIYIRRGSDVFLYRAGEHSVEDRLTQPGELVGLPVQGYTAPTAATTSEPDYWPNQLWAAAPRPQPSGSPFLKNFSVRYLKTALLSRRLVPHKRVTLISPYLSVELFEMSNIFGKMLFDLIGDGAEVALITKPPNPKEIGVFERLEQRNVQLHFHETLHAKIFLFEIDQRRTRAHDEPIAIVGSANLTQSGLAFAVRSNEEFCYELRGSEIREVKEFAAYLKLSCVDLQYIRLANARRRVT
- a CDS encoding 3'-5' exonuclease, translated to MYLAYDTETTDLPRPHLEPDHRAQPHLLQFAGILFDENGTELDRLFTMVRPGRDALLSTHAFAAHGISLEEAFHRGVEVSAVFRWFNSASKRSTCIVGHNVDFDLRIMAIVAARLGETGWSAPPNTFCTMAQSTALVNLPPTFRMMAAGRFHPKSPSLSECMRHFFGEEHSDAHDAEADVRACIRIFRHLTTERTAA